From Cumulibacter manganitolerans, the proteins below share one genomic window:
- a CDS encoding nitroreductase family protein, translating into MDFQQVVRRRRMVRAYRPERRVPPEARDRLLRNALRAPSAGFSQGAAYVVLEDDADRERFWAATSGSRPADGWLARMRQAPLLITCWCSEQAYRERYAERDKAAAGSFSAPFWYVDGGMGVLLILQTAVDEGLGACFFGVPPDRVAAVRTALGVPPGWQPVGVVSVGHPDPGRDPRSPSVGRGRRPAHEVIHMGQWGS; encoded by the coding sequence ATGGACTTCCAGCAGGTCGTGCGCCGGCGCCGCATGGTGCGTGCCTACCGGCCCGAGCGCCGCGTGCCGCCCGAGGCCCGCGACCGGCTGCTGCGCAACGCCCTGCGCGCGCCGAGCGCCGGGTTCAGCCAGGGAGCCGCCTACGTCGTCCTGGAGGACGACGCGGACCGCGAGCGGTTCTGGGCCGCGACGTCCGGCAGCCGGCCGGCCGACGGCTGGCTCGCCCGGATGCGCCAGGCGCCGCTGCTGATCACCTGCTGGTGCAGCGAGCAGGCGTACCGGGAGCGCTACGCCGAGCGCGACAAGGCGGCGGCGGGGTCGTTCAGCGCGCCGTTCTGGTACGTCGACGGCGGCATGGGCGTCCTGCTGATCCTGCAGACGGCGGTCGACGAGGGGCTGGGCGCGTGCTTCTTCGGGGTGCCGCCGGACCGGGTCGCCGCCGTGCGCACCGCGCTCGGCGTCCCGCCCGGCTGGCAGCCCGTCGGCGTCGTGTCAGTCGGCCACCCGGATCCCGGGCGCGATCCCCGGTCGCCCTCGGTGGGACGCGGTCGGCGCCCCGCGCACGAGGTGATACACATGGGGCAGTGGGGGAGCTAG
- a CDS encoding cell division protein FtsQ/DivIB: ASAAGRGARPTRGGRPGRIGGGRSPLNPGFPRWAVYTAVALVVAVLASWALFSSSFFGVRDVQVTGASVISVAKVREAVGLGPDDSLVSVSTSSVRKRVEQLPPVARASVSRSWPGTLVVRVTERTPIATVPVDGEPWLLDADGVPYARASRIGDDAAKLLPLEVEHASAGDHATREAAHVIAGLDAKTRALVGKVTAKSAAQVTLVLTDGREVIWGDASRMNDKLTMLPAVLEHSGSVYDISSPTAIVIK; the protein is encoded by the coding sequence GGGCCTCCGCAGCCGGCCGCGGCGCGCGGCCGACCCGCGGTGGTCGCCCCGGCCGGATCGGCGGCGGCCGCTCACCGCTGAACCCGGGCTTTCCCCGGTGGGCGGTGTACACCGCCGTCGCGCTCGTCGTCGCGGTGCTCGCCTCGTGGGCGTTGTTCTCGTCGTCGTTCTTCGGCGTCCGCGACGTCCAGGTGACCGGGGCGTCCGTCATCTCGGTCGCGAAGGTGCGGGAGGCGGTCGGCCTCGGGCCGGACGACTCGCTCGTGTCGGTGAGCACCTCCTCGGTGCGCAAGCGCGTCGAGCAGCTCCCGCCGGTCGCCAGGGCGAGCGTCAGCCGGTCGTGGCCCGGCACCCTGGTCGTGCGGGTGACCGAGCGCACGCCGATCGCGACGGTGCCGGTCGACGGCGAGCCGTGGCTGCTCGACGCCGACGGGGTGCCGTACGCCCGCGCGAGCCGGATCGGCGACGACGCGGCGAAGCTGCTGCCGCTGGAGGTCGAGCACGCCTCGGCCGGGGACCACGCCACTCGCGAGGCGGCGCACGTCATCGCCGGCCTCGACGCCAAGACGCGGGCGCTGGTCGGCAAGGTGACCGCGAAGTCCGCCGCGCAGGTCACCCTGGTGCTGACCGACGGCCGCGAGGTGATCTGGGGAGACGCGTCGAGGATGAACGACAAGCTCACCATGCTGCCGGCGGTGCTCGAGCACAGCGGATCGGTGTACGACATCTCCAGCCCCACGGCGATCGTCATCAAGTAG
- a CDS encoding peroxidase-related enzyme (This protein belongs to a clade of uncharacterized proteins related to peroxidases such as the alkylhydroperoxidase AhpD.) — translation MALHSDPQIATRALIPDVEDFPADIQEKIAEVTEKSGFTPNVFRAIAARPEEWRAFMMMHDSLMDRQTPGLSKADREMIVVATSAQNDCLYCVIAHGAIARIRSKNPRIADQLAIDWRKAELDERMQVVIDVAVKLAVRPAEVTDADQQRLRDAGLSDEDVADVGAIVSFFAMSNRLAHWGGLQPNHEFYAMGREPRAKA, via the coding sequence ATGGCCCTGCACTCCGACCCCCAGATCGCGACCCGCGCGCTGATTCCGGACGTCGAGGACTTCCCTGCCGACATCCAGGAGAAGATCGCCGAGGTCACCGAGAAGTCCGGCTTCACGCCCAACGTGTTCCGGGCGATCGCCGCCCGGCCGGAGGAGTGGCGGGCGTTCATGATGATGCACGACTCGCTGATGGACCGGCAGACGCCGGGGCTGAGCAAGGCCGACCGCGAGATGATCGTCGTGGCGACCAGCGCCCAGAACGACTGCCTGTACTGCGTGATCGCGCACGGCGCGATCGCGCGGATCCGCTCGAAGAACCCGCGGATCGCCGACCAGCTCGCCATCGACTGGCGCAAGGCCGAGCTCGACGAGCGGATGCAGGTGGTCATCGACGTCGCGGTCAAGCTGGCCGTGCGGCCCGCGGAGGTGACCGACGCCGACCAGCAGAGGCTGCGCGACGCCGGGCTGAGCGACGAGGACGTCGCCGACGTCGGCGCGATCGTGTCGTTCTTCGCCATGAGCAACCGGCTGGCGCACTGGGGCGGCCTGCAGCCGAACCACGAGTTCTACGCGATGGGCCGCGAGCCGCGCGCGAAGGCCTGA